CTTTAATAAAAATTAAATAATTGTAGCAAAATAAATATAAAAACTAATATCCTTTTTTGAAAAATTCTAAAGGAAATTTGCATTTTTTACACTTAAATTTTGCACCTTCATTTTGTATTTTTTTGTGAATTCCTGAAGGCACATCATGAATTTGTCCTATGCACTCACAAGCATAAAAATAAATTACAGCCTCTTCTTCATCATCTTTAATCTCTTCAAAAGTGATATCGGCTCCATTTTCAGAACTTAAAGACCCTATTCTCCATTGTTCTACTCTCATATCTTCATAAAGTATGTGTTCTAAAAGCCATTTTTTTACCATAATATAAAGTTTTTCTTTTAGGTCATTGGTGGTTTTTATATTTTGAATAATTTTTATCATGGATTGGATGATTTCTTTGTGGATTTGGCGATGCCTTTCAAAGTCTGGATAACGAATGAATTGCATATATTTTTCTTCATCATCAAAATGGTATTTCATATAGTTGAAAAAATCTGTAAGTAAGGCTTTAATTTCATCTCTATGAACGGGCTTATCAAATATATGTTCAACCTTGGCTGCAAGTTCAAAAAGCTTTTTGTGTTGATTGTCTATTTTGCCATTATGAACGCTATAGATTTTATCCCATTTTGGAAGCAAGCTTTATCCTTTATAAGTTTTTTCTTGGCTTCTAATAAAAAATAAAAGCTCTTGACATTTTTTACATCTCATAATCTTGCCTTCATTAGCAATACTTTCATGCTCTTTAAAACTTAACCTATGATCTATCTTGCAAGGACAAGAATAGATAAATTCAAAATTTTCCTCCTGTGTTAGAATTTGTTTTGGTGGCAAATCATTTAACTCAAGTGTTTTATTTTCATCTTTTTTTAAATTCTCATTTACCCAAGCAATAATCATAACATCATGGCTTAAAATATGCCTAGAGAGCCAATTGGACATGATAGAGTATAGTTTTTCTTTTAAATCATTTGTGGATTTTATATTTTGTATCAATTGAGACATTTCATGCACGATATTTTTATGCATTTGCTTATGCTCATAAAGGCGTGGATATCGAATTTCTTGCATAAATTCTTCCTCATCATGAAAATGCTCTTTCATGTAGGTAAAAAGTTCGGTTAAAATTTCTTTTAATTCATCGCGTTTAACAAATTTAAAAACCGCATTTTCAACTTGTGCCGCAAGTTCAAAGAGTCTTTGGTGCTGGGTATCGATTTTTTGATGGTTGATATTATAGCGCTCATCCCAAAGGGGAATTAGCTTGTGATGATCCATTGATTTAGCCCTTTAAATGCGTTTAAAAATACTGATTTAAATAATTATAACAAAGAATATAATTTTGAAAATTAAAAATGTATTTTAAATATTTTATTCTAAATTAAAGCTTTTAAAATAACGATATTGTCTTGCTTTTTTATTTTTTATTTGAATTTATATTTAAGTTATATTTATTTTTATATTTTTATTATTTATAGCTTTGTATTGTATGTAAAATGGGATTTTTTATATAAATTTATAAAATGATTTTTGATTTTAATTATTAAAATATCACTATAATACATTGTAAATTTTTATGCAATTTTTGTTATACTCTAACTCATGCAAAAACAAATGATTCAAGACTTACAAGTTAAACTACTTCTTTGGTATGATAAAAATGGACGCAAAAATTTGCCATGGCGTAATTTGCAAAGCAAAGATTGTGATGAAAGATTAAAAGATATTGATAGAGCTTATGGGGTTTATATCAGTGAAATTATGCTCCAGCAAACTCAAGTAAAATCAGTTTTAGAGAGGTTTTATTTTCCTTTTTTACAAAAATTTCCTACCTTGCAAAGTTTGGCTAAGGCAAATGAAGACGAACTTTTAAAAGCTTGGCAGGGGCTTGGGTATTATACTCGTGCTAGAAATTTAAAAAAGTCAGCCTTAGAATGTGTAGATAAATTTGAAGGTAAATTGCCTAAAAAACTTGATGAATTAAAAAAATTAAGTGGCATAGGAGCTTATACTGCAGGTGCCATTGCTTGTTTTGCTTACGATCAAAAAGTTTCTTTTGTTGATGGCAATATACGCCGCGTGCTTTCACGCCTTTTTGCCTTGGAAAATCCAAAAATGAGCGAGCTTGAAAGAAAGGCTAAGGAGCTTTTGAATTTGGAAGATGCTTTTAATCATAACCAAGCCTTACTTGATATAGGTGCTTTGATATGTGTGAGCAAAAATGCAAAATGTGGAATTTGTCCCTTGTATGATTTTTGCCAAGGTAAATTTAACACAGAGCTTTATCCTAAGGCTAAAAAAATATCTTACGAGAATGCAAGCTTAAATCTTTTTGTATTTGAATGGGGCAAAAAATTTGCCATACAAAAAAGTCAAGATAAACTTTATAAGGGTATGTATAATTTTCCTTTTTTTAAGGAAGAGGAGGGTGAAATTTCTAAAAATATGAAATTTTTGGGAGAATTTAAACATAATTATACAAAGTATAAATTAAACATTAAAGTTTATCATCAAATTTTAAAAGAGGAAAATAAAAATTATCAATTTAAAAGCTTAAAAGAATTAGAAAGTACCGCACTTTCGATACTTTCTTTAAAGGCTTTAAGGCTAATTAAGCTCTGATTTTTTAGGTAGGCACAAAGTTGCTATAAACATAAGTAGAGTAAGCACAGCAATATAGACAAAAAAGCCATTTTCCATTCCTGCATTTTTAAATTGTAAGGCCACCCAGGGTGCAGATCCTCCAAAGATAGCATTAGATATCGCATAACCCAAGCCCGTGCCTAAGGCTCTTACATGTTCAGGAAAAAGTTTGGCTTTAAAAATTCCAGCCACTGAAGTGTAAAAACTTAGAATAATAAATAAAAGTACTACTAAGATAAATACCAAAGAAGAATTGCTTTGAGCATTGCTTGATATAAGATTGAAAATAGGATAAATTCCTACAAAGGCTAAAATACAAAAGATGATCAAGGATCGCTTATGTCCTATCTTATCGCCGATATATCCAAAAAGCGGTTGTATAATCATAAGTATAAATAAAGCACCTAAAAAAAGATTATTAACCAGTGTTTTATCCATACCTGAATTTTCCATAAAAGTTTTGGTATAGGTAGTGATAGTATAAAATGCCAAAGATCCACCTGCAGTGATACCAAGCACCATTAAAAATTGTTTCCAAGAGCTTGTAAATAAAGCTTTAAGCGTCCCTCTATCATCATGTTTGTGAATTTGTGTCGCGCTTTCATTCATCACTTTACGCACAAGAAGAGAGCCAAGAGCTAAAATTCCACCCACAACAAAAAGTATTCTCCATGCATAATCTTTCATTTCATCAATACTAAAAAAGAAAAGCATTATACTGATACTAGCTACTGCTAAAAGCTGTCCGCCTATGAGGGTTACGTATTGGAAAGAAGAGTAAAAACCCCGCTTGCCTTCGGTGGCAAGTTCGGAAAGATAGGTCGCTGCTATGCCGTATTCTCCGCCTACACTTAGTCCTTGTATAAGTCTTGCAAGTAAAAGCAAGATAATAGCAAAATCCCCCACCACATCTTTACTAGGTAAAGCTGCTATCATAAAAGAGCCCAAAGCCATTAAAACCACAGATACAACCATGGATTTTTTACGACCCACCTTATCAGCTAAAGAACCAAAAAGCCAAGATCCTATAGGACGCATGAAAAATCCTGCAGCAAAGACTCCAAAAGCATTGATTTGTTGCACGATAGGATTATCAGAAGTTGAAAAAGTATGAGCAAAATAAGTTGCTGTAAAGGCATAAATATAAAAATCGAACCATTCTACTAAATTTCCGCTGCTTGCAGCTACAATGGAACGAATTTTTTTCGCTCGAGTAAGTTCTTGCATAAAATTTCCTTCATTTTAAAGTTTTAATTTTTTCAAGTATAATGTGGATTTTATTTAAAAGTTTTGAAAGTATATAAAATAATTAAAAAATATATAAAAATATGTATAAAATGTTACTTATTTTAATCTATTTTTTAAATATTGCTAAAAAAATACTCTTGGATATATGATGAAATTTAAAAAATTATACATAGAATTAAGCGATATTTGTGGTTTAAAATGTGATTTTTGTCCTTCAAAAAAAGCCTTGCGTGGAGTGATGAGTGTAGAAAATTTTTCTAAACTCGCAAAGCAAATTTGGGATAAAAGCGAAATTTTTACTTTTCATCTTTTGGGCGATCCTTTGCTTTTAAATAATTTAGAAGAATATTTGCAAATTGCTAAAAATCATCAAATGAAATTAGAAATTACTACAAGTGGCTTTTATTTTAGTCCTAAAAATTCTAAATTATTATTAAAATATGACAATATCCATCAAATCAATATCTCTTTAATGGCTTTTTTAAGCCAAAATAAGCTTTCTTTGGAACAATATTTTAAGCCTATTTTAGAGTTTTGCAAAGAGCATTTAGAGTATAAAAAACCAAGCTTTATCAATCTTAGACTTTGGAATTTAGATACTGATTTTAAAGCCCCTAGCGAAAATTTGCCCATTTATGAATTTTTAAGTAAAGAATTTGGAGTTCAAATTCTTACACATTTGGCTAAAAATCGTCTTCAAAGGCATATTTTACTTCATCAAAACAAGCTTTTTAAATGGCCAAGTTTAAAAGATAAACCCCTTTATACTCAAGGAAAATGCCATGCTTTAAAAGAGCAAATAGGCATTTTAAGTGACGGCACGCTCGTGCCTTGTTGTTTGGATACTCAGGGTGATATATCTTTGGGTAATGTTTTTAATGCTGAATTTAAGAGCCTTCTTGATTCTAAACGCATTCAAGAAATCAAAAAGGCCTTTGAAGAAAATAAGCGTATAGAAAAGCTTTGTCAAAGCTGTGAATTTTTTAAAACAAGATTGAGTGATTAAAAATTTTGATTTTCTAATCTTGTTTTAAATTCTTTAATTCTATCTATGATTTTTGGGCTTAAGCGTAACAATACATGAGTGTTTTTATTGTGATAAATTTGTCCCATTTGGGCTGCTTTTGTATTTTTTAACAAAGCATTAGCATTTAAAATGTTGCCATCTGCATTAATGCCTAAGATCAATAAATCAGGATTTTGTTTTAGAATGTATTCTGCTGATATTATAGGGCGTGCTATTTCGCTTTGAGGGCTTAGGTTTTTAATGCCTATGAGTCTTAATATATCTGCTATTAAAGAATTATCATTAAAGGCCATGAGTGGGTTGCTAGAATAAAGGTAAATTCCACTTTTATTTAAGGGATTTTTTTGCAATTCTTGCAATCCTTGTTCAAATTCTTCTAAAAGTTTCTTGCCTTGCTCTTCTTTGTTTGTGAGTTCTGCTAGAATTTGTATATTGTTTTTGATTTCATCAAGGCGTTGGGCTTTTAAATTGATACTTTTGATTCCAAAGTTTTTAAGCCCTTCTTCTAAATTTAAAGAATACGAGCTTAATATCACTAAGCTTGGCTTTAGGGCAACTATTTTTTCAAGAGAAGGGTGTGAAAAAGTTCCTACGCTAGTTATTTTTGAAGTTTTTTCTTCAGGGTAGATATTTGAGTGTTGCAAATTTGCAATACCTACGATTTGATCTTGTGCATTTAGCATAAAAAGTGTTTCTATGCTTGCAGGATCAAGCACTACAATGCGTTCTTTGGCATTGAGTAGGGTTAAAAATAAACTCATAATGATTAAAATTTTTTTCATATTTTTTCCTTTAAGGCTAAGATATAAGGTTTTGAGTCTTTATAGACAATCTCGCAATTTAAATTGTAAATTTCTTTTAGAATTTCTTTGGTAAAAAGCTCTTTTGTGCTTCCAAAATACTTTATTTCTCCTTCTTTTAAAAACAATACCTTATCGCAAAACATAGAGGCTAAATTTAAATCATGCAAAATCGCTACAACTGCGATATTGTTTTGTTTTATCAATCTTTCGCAAAGGCTTAAAAGCTCGATAGCATGGTTTAAATCAAGTGCTGAAGTGGGTTCATCTAAAAAAAGAATTTTGGGTTTTTTAAGCAAGGCTCTTGCTAAAAGCACTCTTTGAAATTCTCCACCACTTAAAGAAAGTATATTTCTTTCTAAAAAGTTTTCCAATTTTAAAGTTTTTGCAAAATTTTCAACTTCTAAAATATCTTCTTTAGAATAATCACAAAAAGCATGTTTTAAATTTGTAAATTTGCTCATCAAAAGCACATCGATAACTTTTAAGGGTGTGTTTAAACCTGAATTTTGAGGTACAAAACCGCAAAGTTGTGCAAATTCTTTAAGGGAAAAGTTTTTTATATCGGTATTAAAAAGCGATATTTCGCCCTTGCTTATATTTAAATTCTTAAGTATAAGCTTTAAAAGCGTGCTTTTACCTGAACCATTGGGCCCTAAAATACCTATAAAAGCTTTATTTTGAAGCTCTAAATTGATATTTTTTAACAATTCTTTTTTATGATAGCTAAAACTTAAATTTTGTATCTTTAATATCATAAAAATCTCCTAGCACTTAAAGCTAAGTATAAAAATACAGGAGCTCCAAAGAATGCGGTTAAAACTCCTATGGGAATTTGCACAGGGGCTATTAGAGTTCTTGCTAGAGTATCGCAAATGAGTAAAAAAAGCCCTCCAAAAGCGGTACAAAAAGGAATAACCAAAGCATTGTCATAATTTCTAAGCAAGAGTCTTACGGTATGTGGTATTATAAGTCCTACAAAGGCTATGAGTCCTGTAAAAGCTACTGCAAAAGAAACCGCTAAAGAAGAAACTATTAAAAGATTGATTTTTAATTTTTGGGCATCAACTCCTAAATTTCTTGCCTCATCATCTCCACTTAAAATAATATTTAATTCATTTTTATGTGCGTAAAAATACAAAAGACAAAAAATCAAAGGCAAAATCAAAATTCCTATACGAAACCAAGAAGCTGAACCTATATTTCCCATAAGCCAAGCGACTATTTTGAAAGAATCTTCCCCTATAAGATAGGTAAAAAATGAGGTAAAAGCTCCTAGAAAAGATGAAGCTGCGATGCCTATGATGAGTAAAGTAGCTATGGAAGCTTTTGAAGATACTTTAAAGATCGCTAATGAAAAAATAGCAGAACAAACAAAGCCTAAAATTCCATAATAATAATCAGGCAGTTTTAACAAATACGCTAAAACAGATCCAAAGGTTGCCGCTGAAGCTATGCCTATAATATAAGGATCTGCTATGGGGTTTGAAAATACATTTTGCGTTACTGCTCCACTGCTGGCTAAAAGCATACCGATTAAAATAGCCATTATAATACGAGGCAAACGCCCATCTATGATGATTTGACGCAAAATTTCATTTTCGCCAAAAGCATAGGAGAGAAGTTCTTTAGGGCTTAAATTTTCATCTCCTAAACAAAGTGCGATGATACAGGTGATTATATAGGCTAAAAAAAGCCCTATAATCACTAAATTTTTAGAACGCATATTTAAATTCAACATAGTAATTTCTGCCATTTCCAGCTAGATACTCATCATTTATACTATCTTGATAAGTGTAATATTGCTTGTCAAAAAGATTGCGAATGCCTGCTAAAATTTGTAAATTTCTATAATTATAATTTACACCAATATCCGTTAAAAAATAATCCTTAATCCAAGAATTTCTAGACATCTTTCCTGTATTTTCATCAACAACTCCGCCATCTTTTGCTCTTGAAAAATAGCTTAGATCTATATAGCTTGAGAAATTTTTATTCCAAGCGTATTCTACTCCGGCTGTGGCTTTTATCTTTGAAACATAAGGAATTCTAAGTCCATCATTGACACCTTTAGAAATTTTAGCATCAAGATAGCTTAGGCTTTCTTTTATAATCAAGCTATCATTAAACAAATATTGATGAAGGTTTAGTTCCGCTCCTAAACGACGCGTTTGGTCGATATTGTAGTATTTCCAAAATGCCCCTCCTGTAGCATGTGGATTTCCAAGATAAGAAATTTCATCCTTGCTTAGAGTGTAAAAGAAAGTCAAATTAAAACCATAAAAATCCCACCAAAAATCATTAATCCCAAGTTCAAAGGTATCAAAAATTTCAGGATCTAAATTGGCAGTGTAATATTTTTGAGTTACTTGATCTTTATTGACAAGTTGTGCAGGAGTTGGAGAGATGAAACCTCTTTCGTATTTAGCATATATATTTCCAGTATCAGAATATTTGAAATTTGGAGTGATTTCAAGAGCAAAATTATTGCTTGTATCATCAGTGTCAAAAAGCTCTGGATTGCTTGGTAGTGGTCTACCACCCATTATCATTTTACTTGTGTAATTTCTATGGGTATCATAAAGACTGTATTCGTATCTTGCCCCACCTGAAATACTAAAAATATCATTAAATTGATGAGAGTCTAGAGCAAAAATAGAATGGCTTTGCTTATCCATATCCATTAGGGTTGTCATGGTATGACTCATTTGAAATGCTGGAGTGTTTACATTATAATGAACTATGCTTGTTCTTTTGGCATCATGATTTGCAAACTCATAGCCAAAGATAAAATAAGAATCATCTTTATAATTGATTTTATTTTTTAAATTGATACCTGTAAGTGTATCTTCAAAACCACTACCAGTTTGATAAGCTATGGTGCCCATCATTGGAATTTCATCTTTTAGATATCTTATTTTTTGATTTTGCCAAAATGCTCCGAGTTGAATTTCATATAAATCACTAAAATAGTGATGATAATCTAAAGCGATTTCAGGTCTATTGATTTGAGTGATATTATCACTATTTCCTTTTTGGGTTGGGTCGCTTTGAACTTGTGCTTTTGTGAGATATCCACTGCTTGTATTTTTGCTTTCAAAATAATTATAATTTAGGGTTAAATCGCTATTATCACTAGTGTTTAGATAGGCTTTTGTATTGGCAAAATAGCCTTTTTGATTGTAGCCTTCTTGATAGCCATCGCGGTTAAAGCCTTGTATATCAAAACCAAATGTTAGATAATCATTGATTTTTTTAGCCCCATAAACCCCTAAATTTCCTCCTAAATTTCCATGATCGTAACTACTGCCTTTAAGATTTAGAGCAAAAGCATCGGATTTTTCTTTTTTTGTGATGATATTAATCACACCGCCTCTAGTTCCATTTCCATAAAGTACAGAGCCTCCCCCTGGTATGATTTCTATGCGTTCTATATTGTTTAGATTGATACTTTCTAAAGGGGTTACACCATGAGAATTATCAAGCACATTGATAGCATTTCCATTTACCATAACTTTCACAGCTATATTGGATTTGCTTCCTTGTCCACGCATATCGATATTGCGTCCTAGTCCAAAATTTACAAAACTAATGCCTGAAATTCTTTCTAGAGCTTGTTCTAAGGTATTAAATCCTCTTTTTTCTAAGTCTTTGCCATCAATAACAATCACATTGCGTAAGTTATTATCCGCATCTTGTTCAAATCCTGTTGCACTTACAACAACTTTTTGCATTTGAATATTATCATTTAATTCTTGTGCATTGATACTAGTATTTAATAAAAATACTAGCAAAGATAGCTTCAAAACTCTCTTGCTCGGATTCAAATTTTCACTCCTTATTAAATAAAATAAATAATGATAATATATATCATAATATTTGAAGAGAAAATTTATCCTTTATCAACTTAAATTAGAATAAATTTTTGAAAATTAAATGATTTTAATCTTTTTAAGTCCTTTTTAATTTGATAATTGATACCATTTTTAGCTTGATATTTTATTCTATAAAAATTAAAGAAAGGGTAAAAAATGAGTTTTGAAAGTATTATTTCTCATATGAATGATCACCATCAATCTAATTTGATCGATCTTTGTAAAAAATTTGGAGCAGTGAAAGATCCTAAAGAAGTAAGATTGGTCGGAGTTGATTTTGAGGGCTTAGATATAGCTTATAATGATAATGAAAATTTACGCATAGAATTTCCTAAAAAAGCAAATGAAGAAACCCTTAAAGATGCTATTATTGCACTTTGTATGAGTGCAAAGACTAAAAAGGATCTTAGTGGGGTAGCAAAAGAAGCAAAAGAGTTTATGTTGAGCTTTAATTCGGTTTCTTTAGCGACTTTAAATGCGGATAAGGAAGTGGTTTGTTCTTATGCGCCATTTGTAAATACTTCATGGGGAAATTATATTTATATCAGTGAAGTAAGTGAGCATTTTAATAATATCAAAGAAAATCCAAACAATATAGAAATAATGTTTTTAGAGGATGAGAGCAAGGCAGCTTCTGTTATACTTCGTAAAAGATTGCGTTATAGGGTTAAGGCTAGTTTTATCGAGCGTGGGGAAATGTTTGATAAAATTTATGATGAGTTTGAAAAACAAACAGGTGGAGAAGGTGGAATAAAAACTATACGCAATATGCTTGATTTTCATCTTGTAAAACTTGAATTTCAAAAGGGTCGTTTTGTAAAAGGTTTTGGACAAGCTTATGATATAGAAAATGAAAATGTAACCCATGTGGGTGCAAATAGTAGCCCACATAAATTCCCGCATAAACACTAATCATTAGTCTTGTTTTCAAGACTAATGAAATTATAAATTCTGCTCTTGTAATGATTCTGCTTGATAGTGTGCTATTAAAGGTTCGATAACTTCATCAAAAAGTCCATCTTGCAAAATAGCATCCAAACGATATAGGGTAAGATTGATGCGATGGTCGCTGATGCGATTTTGTGGAAAATTATAAGTGCGTATGCGTTCGCTTCTATCTCCACTTCCTACTTGGGATTTTCTTGCTTCGCTTTCTTGTGCCAAGCGTTCGCTTTCTTGCATTTCGTAAAGTCTTGCTTTTAAGACTTTCATAGCACTTTCTTTATTTTTATGTTGACTTTTTCCATCTTGATTGACTACAACTATACCTGTAGGAAGGTGAGTGATTCTAACAGCAGAATCAGTAGTATTTACACTTTGTCCTCCGTGTCCTGAAGAGCGCATAACATCTATCTTAAGATCATTAGGGTTGATTTCTATCTCTATATCATCTACTTCAGGCATAACCGCTATAGTTATAGCAGAAGTGTGTATGCGTCCTTGAGATTCAGTTTGTGGAACGCGTTGAACGCGATGTGTTCCACCTTCATACTTCAGTCTTGAGAAAGCTCCCGCACCTTTAACTAGCATGATAATTTCTTTAAAACCACCTACACTTCCTTCGCTAGAGCTAACGATTTCAAGTTTATAGCCACGATTTTCAGCATATCTTGCATAGGCTTTAACAAGATCGCCTACAAATAAAGAAGCCTCATCTCCACCCGTTCCTGCACGAATTTCAAGAAAAATATTTCTTTCATCATTCGGATCTTTGGGTAGTAACAAAATTTTAAGTTCTTCTTCGAGCTTAGGCTTTAACTCTTCTAAATTTTTTAACTCTTCTTTTGCGAGCTCTCCAAGTTCAGCATCATTAAGTAGAGTTTTATTTTCTTCTATGCTATCTAGAGTTTTTAGGTATTCTTTAGCTTTTAAGACGATAGGTTCTAAATTCTTTTGTTCTTTAGAAAGTGCAGTCATTTTACTGATATCGCTGATGATATCAGAACTACTAAGAAGAGAATTTAACTCTTCAAAGCGTTTTAAAAAAGGATCTAGTTTACTAGCTAACATTAAAAATTATGAAAGATTATGCAATTTTATTTACTAGAAGAGCTAGGCGACTTACACGACGAGAAGCTGTTTGTTTTTTAAGAAATCCACGACTTACCATAGCGTGAATGCTTTTGTTTGCTATTTTTAAAGCTTCGTTAGCAGCGTTTTTATCGTTTTTAGCAGCAGCTTCTCTTACAGCTTTAGTGATATTTTTAAGTCTTGTTCTATAAAATCTATTTCTTTCTGTTTTTTTGATAGTTTGTCTTGCTCTTTTTTCAGCAGATTTATGGTTTGCCA
The window above is part of the Campylobacter coli genome. Proteins encoded here:
- the rpsT gene encoding 30S ribosomal protein S20; translated protein: MANHKSAEKRARQTIKKTERNRFYRTRLKNITKAVREAAAKNDKNAANEALKIANKSIHAMVSRGFLKKQTASRRVSRLALLVNKIA
- the prfA gene encoding peptide chain release factor 1, which encodes MLASKLDPFLKRFEELNSLLSSSDIISDISKMTALSKEQKNLEPIVLKAKEYLKTLDSIEENKTLLNDAELGELAKEELKNLEELKPKLEEELKILLLPKDPNDERNIFLEIRAGTGGDEASLFVGDLVKAYARYAENRGYKLEIVSSSEGSVGGFKEIIMLVKGAGAFSRLKYEGGTHRVQRVPQTESQGRIHTSAITIAVMPEVDDIEIEINPNDLKIDVMRSSGHGGQSVNTTDSAVRITHLPTGIVVVNQDGKSQHKNKESAMKVLKARLYEMQESERLAQESEARKSQVGSGDRSERIRTYNFPQNRISDHRINLTLYRLDAILQDGLFDEVIEPLIAHYQAESLQEQNL